One Streptococcus gallolyticus subsp. gallolyticus DSM 16831 DNA window includes the following coding sequences:
- a CDS encoding MerR family transcriptional regulator, which produces MKEKELRRSMAVFPIGTVMKLTDLTARQIRYYEDQGLITPERTSGNRRMYSLNDMDRLLEIKDFLDEGLNIAAIKREYAERQDKAHQKQKSLTDADVRRILQDELRNQGRFSAPSQYISNWRI; this is translated from the coding sequence ATGAAAGAAAAAGAACTCAGACGTTCAATGGCGGTATTTCCTATTGGAACAGTAATGAAATTGACGGATTTAACAGCACGCCAGATTCGTTATTATGAAGATCAGGGTTTAATTACCCCAGAGAGGACGTCGGGAAATCGTCGTATGTATTCGTTAAACGATATGGATCGATTGCTCGAAATTAAAGATTTTCTTGATGAGGGGCTTAATATTGCGGCTATTAAGCGTGAATATGCGGAGCGACAAGATAAAGCACATCAGAAACAAAAATCTTTAACTGATGCTGATGTTCGTCGTATCTTACAAGATGAACTCCGTAACCAAGGTCGTTTTTCGGCCCCATCACAGTACATTAGCAACTGGCGCATCTAA
- a CDS encoding FUSC family protein — protein sequence MNYLKNLLSNYKFDPSKFKLGMRTFKTGLAVFLVLLIFHLFGWEGLQIGTLTAVFSLRESLDKSVHFGFSRVVGNSVGGLLSLLFFFINQFFHNQFWVTLIFVPIFTMLGIMINVSINNKAGIIGGTSALLIITLSIPAGDTILYVFARVFETFCGVFVAILVNSDVDKIRGGLRKKS from the coding sequence ATGAATTATTTAAAAAATCTTTTATCGAATTATAAGTTTGACCCGAGTAAATTTAAATTGGGCATGCGCACCTTTAAGACTGGTTTAGCTGTTTTTTTGGTTTTATTAATTTTCCATTTATTTGGATGGGAAGGGCTGCAGATAGGAACGCTGACAGCTGTTTTCAGTTTACGTGAAAGTTTGGACAAAAGTGTTCATTTTGGCTTCTCACGTGTGGTTGGAAATAGTGTTGGTGGTTTGCTATCTTTGCTCTTCTTTTTTATCAATCAATTTTTCCATAATCAGTTTTGGGTAACGTTGATTTTTGTCCCAATTTTTACCATGTTAGGAATTATGATTAATGTTTCAATTAATAACAAAGCAGGAATCATTGGTGGAACATCGGCGCTTTTGATTATTACCTTATCAATTCCTGCTGGAGATACTATTTTATATGTATTTGCTAGGGTATTTGAAACATTTTGCGGAGTCTTTGTAGCTATTCTTGTCAATTCTGATGTTGATAAGATTAGGGGGGGGTTACGCAAAAAAAGCTAA
- a CDS encoding phosphoglycerate kinase has protein sequence MAKLTVKDVDLKGKKVLVRVDFNVPLKDGVITNDNRISAALPTIKYIIEQGGRAILFSHLGRVKEEADKEGKSLAPVAADLAAKLGQEVVFPGVTRGAELEEAINNLKDGEVLLVENTRFEDVDGKKESKNDPELGKYWASLGDGIFVNDAFGTAHRAHASNVGISANVEKAVAGFLLENEIAYIQEAVEKPVRPFIAILGGSKVSDKIGVIENLLKKADKVLIGGGMTYTFLKAQGIEIGNSLVEEDKLDVAKELLAKADGKLILPVDSKEANAFADYTEVKDTEGAAVDAGFLGLDIGPKSIAKFDEELTGAKTVVWNGPMGVFENPDFQAGTIGVMDAIVKQPGVKSIIGGGDSAAAAINLGRADKFSWISTGGGASMELLEGKVLPGLAALTDK, from the coding sequence ATGGCTAAATTGACTGTTAAAGACGTTGATTTGAAAGGCAAAAAAGTTCTTGTCCGTGTTGACTTTAACGTGCCTTTGAAAGATGGCGTTATCACTAACGACAACCGTATTTCTGCGGCTCTTCCAACAATCAAGTACATCATCGAACAAGGTGGTCGTGCAATTCTTTTCTCTCACCTTGGACGTGTTAAAGAAGAAGCTGATAAAGAAGGTAAATCTCTTGCTCCAGTAGCAGCTGATTTGGCAGCTAAACTTGGTCAAGAAGTTGTCTTCCCAGGTGTTACACGTGGTGCTGAACTTGAAGAAGCTATCAACAACCTTAAAGACGGTGAAGTTCTTCTTGTTGAAAACACTCGTTTTGAAGATGTTGACGGTAAAAAAGAATCTAAAAACGATCCAGAACTTGGTAAATACTGGGCTTCACTTGGTGACGGAATCTTCGTTAACGATGCATTTGGTACTGCACACCGTGCACACGCATCTAACGTAGGTATCTCTGCAAACGTTGAAAAAGCTGTTGCAGGTTTCCTTCTTGAAAACGAAATTGCATACATCCAAGAAGCTGTTGAAAAACCAGTTCGTCCATTTATCGCAATCCTTGGTGGTTCAAAAGTTTCAGATAAAATCGGTGTTATCGAAAACTTGTTGAAGAAAGCTGATAAAGTCCTTATCGGTGGTGGTATGACATACACATTCCTTAAAGCACAAGGTATCGAAATCGGTAACTCACTTGTTGAAGAAGACAAACTTGATGTTGCTAAAGAACTTTTGGCTAAAGCTGACGGTAAATTAATCTTGCCAGTTGACTCAAAAGAAGCTAACGCTTTTGCTGATTACACTGAAGTTAAAGATACTGAAGGTGCAGCAGTAGATGCTGGATTCCTTGGTCTTGATATCGGTCCAAAATCTATCGCTAAATTTGACGAAGAATTGACTGGTGCTAAAACAGTTGTTTGGAACGGACCTATGGGTGTGTTCGAAAACCCTGATTTCCAAGCTGGTACAATCGGTGTAATGGACGCTATCGTTAAACAACCAGGCGTTAAATCAATTATCGGTGGTGGTGACTCAGCTGCCGCAGCTATCAACCTTGGTCGTGCTGACAAATTCTCATGGATTTCTACTGGTGGTGGAGCTTCTATGGAACTTCTTGAAGGTAAAGTACTTCCAGGTCTTGCAGCACTTACTGATAAATAA
- the glnA gene encoding type I glutamate--ammonia ligase encodes MTITAADIRREVKEKNVTFLRLMFSDIAGTLKNVEIPATDEQLDKVLANKAMFDGSSIEGFVRINESDMFLHPDLDTWTVFPWGGENGAVAGLICDIYTAEGEPFAGDPRGNLKRALRHMEKVGFKSFNLGPEPEFFLFKLDEKGEATLEVNDRGGYFDLAPTDLADNTRREIVNVLTEMGFEVEASHHEVAVGQHEIDFKYADVLKACDNIQIFKLVVKTIARKHGLYATFMAKPKFGINGSGMHCNMSLFDYDGNNAFYDTEDPKGMQLSETAYYFLGGLMKHAYNYTAIMNPTVNSYKRLVPGYEAPVYIAWAGRNRSPLIRVPASRGMGTRLELRSVDPTANPYLALAVLLEAGLDGIENKIEAPAPVESNIYVMTEEERKEAGIRDLPSTLHNAVKALQEDEVVKAALGEHIFVNFVEAKKIEWSSYAAFVSQWEIDNYLDLY; translated from the coding sequence ATGACTATTACAGCAGCTGACATTCGTCGCGAAGTCAAAGAAAAAAATGTAACTTTCTTGCGTTTAATGTTCTCAGATATCGCTGGGACATTGAAAAACGTGGAAATTCCAGCAACTGATGAACAACTTGACAAAGTATTGGCAAACAAAGCAATGTTTGACGGTTCTTCAATCGAAGGTTTTGTTCGTATCAACGAATCTGATATGTTCTTGCATCCAGACCTTGATACTTGGACAGTATTCCCTTGGGGTGGTGAAAATGGTGCTGTTGCAGGTTTGATCTGTGACATCTATACTGCTGAAGGTGAACCATTTGCAGGTGACCCACGTGGAAACTTGAAACGTGCTCTTCGTCATATGGAAAAAGTTGGTTTCAAATCATTTAACCTTGGTCCAGAACCAGAATTCTTCTTGTTCAAATTGGATGAAAAAGGTGAAGCAACTCTTGAAGTAAACGACCGCGGTGGTTACTTCGACCTTGCACCAACTGACCTTGCAGATAACACTCGTCGTGAAATCGTTAATGTTTTGACTGAAATGGGATTTGAAGTTGAAGCAAGTCACCACGAAGTGGCTGTTGGTCAACATGAAATTGACTTTAAATACGCTGATGTTTTGAAAGCTTGTGATAACATTCAAATTTTCAAACTTGTTGTTAAAACAATTGCTCGTAAACATGGTCTTTATGCTACATTTATGGCTAAACCTAAATTCGGTATCAACGGTTCAGGTATGCACTGTAACATGTCATTGTTCGATTACGATGGAAACAATGCCTTCTACGATACTGAAGATCCAAAAGGTATGCAATTGTCAGAAACAGCATATTACTTCCTTGGCGGTTTGATGAAACACGCTTATAACTACACTGCAATCATGAACCCAACTGTAAACTCATACAAACGTTTGGTTCCTGGTTATGAAGCACCAGTTTACATTGCATGGGCTGGACGTAACCGTTCACCACTTATCCGCGTTCCTGCATCACGTGGTATGGGTACTCGTTTGGAACTTCGTTCTGTTGATCCAACTGCTAATCCATATCTTGCACTTGCTGTCCTTCTTGAAGCAGGTCTTGACGGTATTGAAAACAAAATTGAAGCTCCAGCTCCAGTTGAATCAAATATCTATGTCATGACTGAAGAAGAACGTAAAGAAGCAGGTATCCGTGACCTTCCTTCTACTTTGCACAATGCTGTTAAAGCTTTACAAGAAGATGAAGTTGTCAAAGCAGCACTTGGTGAACATATCTTTGTAAACTTTGTGGAAGCTAAGAAAATTGAATGGTCAAGCTATGCGGCCTTTGTTTCACAATGGGAAATTGATAACTATCTAGATTTATACTAA
- the gltB gene encoding glutamate synthase large subunit, with amino-acid sequence MNESALRAQQTTLWDPSFESDACGMGFVAQLDGKASHTLIDYALTMLTRMNHRGGTGAEPDTGDGAGMLLALPDEFFQLKAKEAGYVLPKKGDYAVAQLFLPQDTEAKVSLLEAVKAEIKLAGFHVLMTRDVPFNYDNCGPAAQEIMPSFVQVFVKKPDDTKAGRDFEDKLFRLRRQLEKSFSADEFFICSLSSKTIVYKGMLHAFQVGLFYPDLQDEHFKSHIALTHSRFSTNTFPSWDRAQPFRFLAHNGEINTLRGAENWMHSHQIEVYNEENSDSAKLENCLEYLYRNGRDIPQSLLMMVPEAWGDESGLSDDLKAFYEYASSFVAPWDGPAALVFTDGDMVGARLDRNGLRPSRYSLTKDNFLICSSESGVVDLEPSRVIEKGVLGPGNMMLIDTTSGKLMRNEEVKAYYAAQHPYKEWVDENIAHLNDFEAAELTQETNDIETMWKAYGYNEEVIRTVILPMSEKGEEPVISMGFDSPLAVLSNKSQSLFTFFKQQFAQVTNPPIDAIREQIVVSTSVYLGGDGNFKADGADNCVKVKIDSPVLSSQDFAKIANLKDDRYCATTLSTVYDVVEPSHNRLQRALENLFKAAEKAVDNGSKIIILSDRNVKENQTTIPMLLAVSGLNNYMVVKGKASQFSIVVDTAEAIEVHHFATLVGYGAAAVHPYGAYATLKEYGKDELAFEKYRKAAEKGIVKVMSRMGISTILGYKGAQLFEAVGLSDSVVNKYFTGTVTRIGGLSLDQIEKEYLQRMEDAFGPRRGDYLQSGGIYQFKADGEYHLFNPHTIYNFQQAVRKGDYKLFKEYTAELDKEALSTPTTLRSIWEFKSDRPKVDLSEVEPAETIVKRFKVGAMSFGSLSKEAHETIAEAMNSIGAKSNSGEGGENRNRFKVQPDGRNLNSKIKQVASGRFGVNAEYLMSAEELQIKLAQGAKPGEGGQLPGQKVFPWVAEIRGATPGVRLISPPPHHDIYSIEDLAQLIYDLKAINPYAKINVKLVSSTGVGTIATGCVKAGADKVVISGYDGGTGASPRNSVRDAGLPWEMGLAEAHQTLSLNRLRQRMTLETDGKLMTGRDVAIATLLGAEEYSFASLALISIGCVMMRVCSLNTCPVGVATQNPELRKHFAGKPEHVINMMMFMAEELREYMAELGFRSVDEMVGHSEILKAKFIPKGKAKSLDFSRMLGTAYPIDRKTEDPFAEARQWKELDGFAKAAVDNGASVTVKESINNVQRAVGARMAGWMAERYGNDTVEPGLIKYEYTGIAGQSFASFITQGMELTLVGEANDYIAKSMSGGRLIVKPPHDAAYDVENSPIVGNVALFGAVKGEAYFAGRAGERFCVRNSGAKVVVEGVGAHGCEYMTGGVAVILGTTGRNFAAGMSGGVAYVYDVDGDFAEKVNQEMVDLYKVGETRGDDVLVDMIQKHYEYTGSAKAKRLLDNWAQEVDKFIKVYPTEFHEINNIEYALANTGLEGDELELRTFEIATGGAETAAKKEELLAQVTGGK; translated from the coding sequence ATGAATGAAAGTGCTTTGAGAGCGCAACAGACAACGCTTTGGGATCCATCTTTTGAATCGGATGCTTGTGGTATGGGGTTTGTTGCACAGCTTGATGGTAAAGCTAGCCATACTTTGATTGATTATGCCTTAACCATGTTAACTCGTATGAATCACCGTGGAGGTACAGGTGCAGAACCTGATACAGGAGACGGTGCAGGAATGCTGCTTGCTTTGCCTGATGAATTTTTCCAATTAAAGGCTAAAGAAGCAGGCTATGTTTTGCCTAAAAAAGGCGATTACGCCGTTGCGCAATTATTTTTACCTCAGGATACTGAAGCTAAGGTAAGTCTTTTGGAAGCTGTTAAAGCTGAAATTAAATTAGCAGGTTTTCATGTCTTGATGACACGTGATGTGCCATTTAATTACGATAATTGTGGTCCAGCAGCCCAAGAAATTATGCCAAGTTTTGTACAAGTTTTTGTTAAGAAACCTGATGACACAAAAGCTGGCCGTGATTTTGAGGATAAATTGTTCCGCTTACGTCGCCAACTTGAAAAGAGTTTTTCAGCTGATGAATTTTTCATTTGCTCACTTTCAAGTAAGACAATTGTGTACAAAGGAATGCTCCATGCTTTCCAAGTTGGGCTTTTTTATCCTGATTTGCAAGATGAACATTTCAAATCTCATATTGCGTTGACACACTCACGCTTTTCTACAAATACTTTCCCATCTTGGGATCGTGCACAGCCATTCCGCTTTTTGGCACACAATGGTGAAATTAATACTCTCCGTGGTGCTGAAAATTGGATGCACAGTCACCAGATTGAAGTTTATAACGAAGAAAATTCGGACTCTGCCAAGTTGGAAAACTGTCTAGAATATCTTTACCGTAATGGTCGTGATATTCCACAAAGTCTTTTAATGATGGTACCTGAAGCTTGGGGTGATGAATCAGGGCTTTCAGATGATTTGAAGGCATTTTATGAATATGCGTCAAGTTTCGTAGCTCCATGGGATGGTCCAGCAGCGCTTGTTTTCACTGACGGTGATATGGTTGGTGCGCGTTTGGACCGTAATGGATTGCGTCCTAGCCGTTATTCATTGACAAAAGATAATTTCCTTATTTGCTCAAGTGAATCTGGTGTTGTCGATCTTGAACCAAGTCGTGTTATTGAAAAAGGTGTGCTTGGACCTGGTAATATGATGTTGATTGACACGACTTCAGGAAAATTAATGCGCAATGAAGAAGTGAAAGCATACTATGCTGCACAACATCCATACAAAGAGTGGGTTGATGAAAACATTGCTCATCTTAACGACTTTGAGGCTGCTGAATTGACTCAAGAAACAAATGACATTGAAACAATGTGGAAGGCTTACGGCTACAATGAAGAAGTTATTCGTACGGTCATTCTACCAATGTCTGAAAAAGGTGAAGAACCTGTTATTTCAATGGGATTTGATAGCCCACTAGCAGTTCTCTCTAATAAGAGCCAATCGCTTTTCACTTTCTTCAAGCAACAATTTGCGCAGGTTACTAATCCGCCAATTGATGCCATTCGTGAACAAATCGTTGTGTCAACTAGTGTTTACCTCGGTGGTGATGGTAATTTCAAAGCTGATGGTGCTGATAACTGTGTCAAAGTAAAAATTGACAGCCCAGTTCTTTCAAGTCAAGATTTTGCGAAAATTGCTAACTTGAAAGATGACCGTTATTGTGCAACAACCCTATCTACGGTTTATGACGTGGTTGAGCCGTCACATAATCGTTTGCAACGTGCGCTAGAAAATCTTTTCAAAGCTGCTGAAAAAGCCGTTGATAATGGTAGTAAGATTATTATTCTTTCAGACCGTAACGTTAAAGAAAATCAAACAACTATCCCAATGTTGTTAGCTGTTTCTGGTTTAAATAACTACATGGTTGTCAAAGGAAAAGCAAGCCAATTCTCAATTGTTGTCGATACAGCGGAAGCTATTGAAGTTCATCATTTTGCAACCTTGGTTGGTTATGGTGCGGCTGCGGTTCACCCTTATGGCGCTTATGCGACATTGAAAGAATATGGCAAAGACGAGCTTGCTTTTGAAAAATATCGTAAAGCTGCTGAAAAAGGTATTGTTAAAGTTATGAGTCGTATGGGGATTTCAACAATCCTTGGTTACAAAGGGGCTCAATTATTTGAAGCCGTTGGTTTATCTGACTCTGTTGTTAACAAATACTTTACAGGTACAGTAACTCGTATCGGTGGTTTGTCACTTGACCAAATTGAAAAAGAATACCTTCAACGTATGGAAGATGCTTTTGGTCCTCGTCGTGGAGATTATCTCCAAAGTGGTGGTATTTATCAATTTAAAGCAGATGGCGAGTATCATCTTTTCAATCCACATACTATTTATAATTTCCAACAAGCTGTTCGTAAAGGGGACTACAAACTCTTTAAAGAATACACAGCTGAATTGGACAAAGAAGCATTATCAACGCCGACAACACTTCGTTCTATTTGGGAATTTAAATCTGACCGTCCAAAAGTTGACCTCTCTGAGGTAGAACCAGCAGAAACTATTGTTAAACGTTTCAAAGTTGGTGCCATGAGTTTTGGTTCACTTTCTAAAGAAGCACATGAAACAATTGCTGAAGCCATGAACTCAATCGGAGCGAAATCAAACTCTGGTGAAGGTGGCGAAAATCGTAATCGTTTCAAAGTGCAACCAGACGGACGTAATTTGAACTCTAAAATCAAACAAGTTGCTTCTGGACGTTTTGGTGTTAATGCAGAATACCTCATGTCTGCTGAAGAACTTCAAATTAAATTAGCACAAGGTGCGAAACCTGGTGAAGGTGGTCAATTGCCTGGTCAAAAAGTCTTCCCTTGGGTTGCAGAAATTCGTGGTGCAACGCCTGGTGTACGCTTGATTTCACCACCACCTCACCATGACATCTACTCAATTGAAGATTTGGCGCAATTGATTTATGACCTTAAAGCCATTAATCCTTATGCTAAAATCAATGTTAAATTGGTTTCAAGTACTGGTGTTGGTACAATCGCTACGGGTTGTGTAAAAGCTGGTGCTGATAAGGTTGTTATTTCTGGTTACGACGGTGGTACAGGAGCTTCTCCACGTAACTCTGTCCGTGATGCTGGGCTTCCATGGGAAATGGGCTTGGCTGAAGCACACCAAACATTGTCACTTAACCGTCTCCGTCAACGTATGACTCTTGAAACTGATGGTAAATTAATGACTGGTCGCGATGTTGCCATTGCCACTCTTCTTGGAGCGGAAGAATATTCATTTGCAAGTCTAGCATTGATTTCTATTGGTTGTGTGATGATGCGTGTTTGCTCATTGAATACTTGTCCTGTTGGTGTAGCAACTCAAAATCCAGAACTTCGTAAACATTTTGCAGGTAAACCTGAACATGTGATTAACATGATGATGTTTATGGCAGAAGAATTGCGTGAATATATGGCTGAACTTGGTTTCCGTTCTGTTGACGAAATGGTTGGTCATTCAGAAATCTTGAAAGCGAAATTCATTCCAAAAGGTAAAGCAAAATCGCTTGATTTTTCACGTATGCTTGGTACAGCCTATCCAATTGACCGCAAGACAGAAGATCCATTTGCTGAAGCACGTCAATGGAAAGAATTAGACGGATTTGCCAAAGCTGCTGTTGATAATGGCGCAAGCGTGACGGTTAAAGAATCAATTAACAATGTTCAACGTGCAGTCGGTGCTCGAATGGCAGGCTGGATGGCTGAACGTTATGGAAATGATACCGTTGAACCAGGTTTGATTAAATATGAATATACTGGTATTGCTGGTCAATCATTTGCAAGCTTTATCACACAAGGTATGGAATTAACACTAGTTGGTGAAGCGAATGACTACATTGCCAAATCAATGTCAGGTGGACGTTTGATTGTTAAGCCGCCGCATGATGCTGCTTATGATGTTGAAAATTCACCAATCGTTGGTAACGTTGCTCTCTTTGGTGCGGTTAAGGGTGAAGCTTATTTCGCTGGTCGCGCAGGTGAACGTTTCTGTGTTCGTAATTCTGGTGCTAAAGTTGTTGTTGAAGGTGTCGGAGCACACGGTTGTGAATATATGACAGGCGGTGTTGCTGTTATCCTTGGAACAACAGGACGTAACTTCGCTGCTGGTATGAGTGGTGGTGTTGCCTATGTTTATGATGTGGACGGTGATTTTGCCGAAAAAGTTAACCAAGAAATGGTTGACCTTTACAAAGTCGGTGAAACTCGTGGGGATGATGTCTTGGTTGATATGATTCAAAAACACTATGAATACACAGGTAGCGCTAAAGCAAAACGCTTGCTTGACAACTGGGCACAAGAAGTTGATAAATTCATTAAAGTTTATCCAACTGAATTCCATGAAATTAACAATATTGAATACGCACTTGCTAATACTGGCTTAGAAGGTGATGAACTTGAATTGCGTACCTTCGAAATTGCCACAGGTGGTGCAGAAACTGCTGCTAAGAAAGAAGAACTTCTCGCACAAGTAACAGGAGGTAAGTAA
- a CDS encoding glutamate synthase subunit beta, with the protein MANPFGFLKYERKDNPFRPVAERILDFEELQVPLSEEDRQKQAARCMACGIPFCHSGQFYGGGRAVSGCPNDNLIPEWNDLLYKGDYKRAFERLSRTNPFPEMTGRVCPAPCEKGCTEGLNGSGVTIHDNERFIIDTAFENGWVEESGRPAYRTGFKVAVIGSGPAGLSTAWRLNKLGHTVTVYERSDRFGGLLMYGIPNMKLDKEIVQRRIDLMEKLGINFVANTEVGRDVTADELLKQYDRVVLATGASVPRDLDVPGRHLSGVRFAVDFLTETTKNVLASDNKKLGPTLEGKHVLVIGGGDTGNDCIGTAVRLGAASVKQLEITPEPPEKRLPTNPWPQYPMIKRVGYGQEEANFVQDTELTTYATSTTEFIGADRGQVIAAKTIKVGPGFKPIEGTEEIIKADLVLLAMGFTGAEKSLFEQFGVQSVYDDYSTNNDRVFVAGDARRGPSLVIWGIREGRKAAEKIDQGLRIMVAQ; encoded by the coding sequence ATGGCTAATCCATTTGGATTTTTGAAATATGAACGTAAAGATAATCCGTTTCGTCCTGTTGCTGAACGCATCTTGGACTTCGAAGAATTACAAGTTCCATTGTCAGAAGAGGATCGTCAAAAACAAGCCGCACGTTGTATGGCTTGTGGGATTCCTTTCTGTCATTCTGGACAATTCTACGGTGGTGGACGTGCGGTTTCAGGTTGTCCAAATGACAACTTGATTCCTGAATGGAATGATTTGCTTTATAAAGGCGATTACAAACGTGCTTTTGAGCGTCTTTCACGTACAAATCCTTTCCCAGAAATGACTGGACGTGTTTGTCCAGCGCCGTGTGAAAAAGGTTGTACAGAAGGTCTCAATGGATCTGGTGTCACTATCCATGATAATGAACGCTTTATCATCGATACAGCCTTTGAAAATGGTTGGGTAGAGGAGTCAGGTCGTCCAGCCTACCGTACAGGATTTAAAGTTGCTGTTATTGGTTCTGGACCTGCAGGGCTTTCAACTGCTTGGCGCCTTAATAAACTAGGTCATACAGTAACTGTTTATGAACGTAGTGACCGCTTTGGTGGACTATTGATGTACGGTATTCCAAATATGAAATTGGATAAGGAAATTGTTCAACGTCGTATTGATTTGATGGAAAAACTTGGTATCAATTTTGTTGCCAATACGGAAGTGGGACGTGATGTAACAGCGGATGAATTGTTGAAACAATATGACCGTGTTGTTCTTGCAACTGGTGCAAGTGTTCCGCGTGATTTGGATGTCCCAGGTCGTCATCTATCTGGTGTGCGTTTTGCGGTTGATTTCTTAACTGAAACGACTAAAAATGTCCTTGCTTCTGATAATAAAAAACTTGGTCCAACGCTTGAAGGCAAACATGTTCTTGTCATTGGTGGCGGTGATACAGGTAATGACTGTATCGGTACGGCTGTTCGTTTGGGTGCAGCAAGTGTTAAACAGCTTGAAATCACTCCAGAACCGCCAGAAAAACGCTTACCAACAAATCCATGGCCACAGTATCCAATGATTAAACGCGTCGGTTATGGGCAAGAGGAAGCCAATTTCGTGCAAGATACAGAATTGACAACTTATGCCACATCAACAACTGAATTTATCGGTGCTGACCGTGGTCAAGTCATTGCTGCTAAGACTATCAAAGTTGGTCCTGGTTTCAAACCAATTGAAGGAACTGAAGAAATCATCAAAGCAGACCTTGTTTTACTAGCAATGGGATTCACAGGTGCTGAAAAATCATTATTTGAACAATTTGGAGTTCAAAGTGTCTATGATGACTATTCAACAAATAATGACCGTGTCTTTGTTGCTGGTGATGCACGTCGTGGTCCAAGTCTTGTGATTTGGGGAATCCGCGAAGGACGCAAAGCTGCAGAAAAAATCGACCAAGGTCTTCGTATCATGGTTGCACAATAA